The following proteins come from a genomic window of bacterium:
- a CDS encoding dihydroorotase: protein MAREIFAKELPKKLLLKNARLIDLLNKRDEVTDILIADGTINSIGKTTATVTDTIDLQGKIVTHGLIDMHVHLREPGREDKETILTGCNAAMAGGFTAVACMPNTTPPIDTADTVHFIKTKAQNHLVDVYPVGCVSKKREGKELAEIGHLVEAGVVGVSDDGDPVYNAEIMRRALEYVKMYRIPVIEHAEDKQLSNKGSMNEGFTSTRLGLRGIPNLSEEVVVARDILLAEYTGSHVHVAHISTGGTVRLVREGKKRGVHVTCEVCPHHFTLTDAAVENYDTFAKMNPPLRETKDIEEIKRGLQDGTIDVIATDHAPHTIEDKECEFDQASFGITGLETCIGITFNDLVHKNVIPLHSALEKMAIAPRKILNLPIPQLSPGSPANLSIIDPDKTWTYDVTRTCSKGVNTPYNGYIMKGKAFGVINKGKIFIEE, encoded by the coding sequence ATGGCCAGAGAAATTTTTGCAAAAGAGCTCCCAAAAAAACTGCTGCTGAAAAATGCGCGATTAATTGATCTGCTTAACAAGCGCGACGAGGTGACGGATATTTTGATTGCCGACGGTACGATCAATTCGATCGGAAAAACAACGGCAACTGTAACGGACACTATCGATCTTCAAGGCAAAATCGTCACGCACGGGCTGATCGATATGCACGTGCACCTCCGTGAGCCCGGCCGCGAAGATAAAGAAACTATTCTTACGGGCTGCAATGCGGCCATGGCCGGAGGTTTTACCGCCGTAGCCTGCATGCCCAATACGACTCCGCCAATCGACACAGCCGATACGGTTCATTTTATCAAAACCAAAGCGCAGAATCATTTGGTCGACGTGTACCCGGTCGGCTGCGTTTCCAAAAAACGTGAAGGCAAAGAATTGGCGGAAATCGGCCATCTCGTCGAAGCCGGCGTCGTCGGAGTCAGCGATGACGGTGATCCGGTATACAATGCCGAAATTATGCGGCGCGCGCTGGAATATGTCAAAATGTACCGCATTCCTGTAATTGAACATGCCGAAGATAAACAGTTGTCCAATAAGGGATCGATGAACGAGGGATTTACATCCACGCGATTGGGTTTACGTGGTATTCCGAATCTATCGGAAGAAGTCGTCGTTGCGCGGGATATCCTGCTGGCGGAATACACCGGCTCGCATGTTCATGTCGCCCATATATCGACCGGCGGCACCGTGCGCCTCGTACGCGAAGGGAAAAAACGCGGCGTTCATGTGACGTGTGAAGTATGCCCGCATCATTTTACATTGACGGATGCGGCGGTTGAAAATTATGACACATTTGCCAAAATGAATCCGCCGTTGCGCGAAACGAAAGACATCGAAGAAATCAAACGCGGTCTGCAGGATGGCACCATTGATGTGATTGCGACAGATCACGCGCCGCACACCATTGAAGACAAAGAGTGTGAATTCGATCAGGCGTCATTTGGTATCACCGGCCTCGAAACCTGTATCGGTATTACATTCAACGACCTCGTCCACAAAAACGTCATTCCGCTTCATAGCGCGCTGGAAAAAATGGCCATTGCCCCGCGAAAAATTCTGAATCTTCCGATTCCTCAACTCTCTCCCGGTTCGCCGGCGAATCTTTCCATTATCGACCCTGATAAAACATGGACGTACGATGTCACGCGCACCTGCTCGAAAGGCGTCAATACGCCGTACAACGGTTACATCATGAAAGGCAAAGCGTTCGGCGTGATCAATAAAGGCAAGATATTTATTGAAGAATAA